A window of the Caldalkalibacillus salinus genome harbors these coding sequences:
- the ribE gene encoding riboflavin synthase produces MFTGIIEEVGYIQSMTKTSKDYKVSIAASKVVEDVQNGDSISVNGACLTVVSYTPQGFVVDVMPETLKATSLAQLQQGSQVNLERAMAANARFGGHIVSGHVDTVGKIQDRRTTANATYFHIELDQDWLKYFVPKGSVTVDGISLTVMEVQDPMITISIIPHTLSETNLHAKQVGDMVNIECDVLAKYMERLINKRLEGHDMTKGGQAGLTQDILSENGFM; encoded by the coding sequence ATGTTTACAGGAATCATTGAGGAAGTGGGCTATATACAGTCAATGACTAAGACTTCGAAGGATTACAAGGTGTCTATCGCTGCCAGTAAAGTCGTCGAAGATGTGCAGAATGGTGATAGCATATCGGTCAACGGTGCATGTCTAACCGTTGTTAGCTATACGCCTCAAGGCTTTGTGGTAGATGTGATGCCAGAAACTCTTAAAGCGACAAGCTTGGCTCAACTTCAACAGGGAAGTCAGGTGAACTTAGAGCGTGCGATGGCAGCAAACGCAAGGTTTGGTGGACACATCGTCTCTGGACATGTGGATACGGTTGGGAAAATACAAGACAGACGTACAACGGCTAATGCCACATACTTTCACATTGAGTTGGATCAAGATTGGTTAAAATATTTTGTACCAAAAGGTTCAGTGACAGTAGATGGGATCAGTTTAACGGTCATGGAAGTGCAGGATCCTATGATTACGATATCCATTATTCCTCATACATTGTCTGAAACGAACCTTCATGCGAAGCAAGTGGGAGACATGGTGAATATCGAATGTGATGTATTAGCGAAATATATGGAACGGCTCATCAACAAAAGGCTTGAAGGTCATGACATGACGAAGGGTGGTCAGGCAGGCCTCACGCAAGACATTCTGTCTGAGAACGGATTTATGTAA
- a CDS encoding bifunctional 3,4-dihydroxy-2-butanone-4-phosphate synthase/GTP cyclohydrolase II translates to MSSVFDPVEEAIYELMQGNVVIVVDDEDRENEGDFVALAEKCSPELINFMVTHGRGLVCAPITEERARELELNPMVDRNTDAHGTAFTVSVDYKTTTTGISAHERSDTIKALIDEKVKKSDFRRPGHIFPLMAKDGGVLRRAGHTEAAVDLARMSGAYPAGIICEIMNEDGSMARVPELRQIADRFDLKMITIKDMIKYRNRKDTLINREVEVNLPTAYGTFKTVAYTNLVDDKEHVALVKGDIDPEKPTLVRVHSECLTGDVFGSHRCDCGPQLHSALDTIEKEGQGVLLYMRQEGRGIGLINKLRAYQLQEQGYDTVEANEKLGFAADQRDYGIGAQILKDLGIKKMRLLTNNPRKRAGLEGYELEVVERVPLETGQHVENKKYLQTKKTKLGHLLHMD, encoded by the coding sequence ATGTCAAGCGTTTTTGATCCAGTGGAAGAAGCGATCTATGAGTTGATGCAAGGCAATGTCGTTATTGTTGTGGACGATGAAGATCGTGAGAATGAAGGGGATTTTGTTGCACTAGCAGAAAAATGTTCACCTGAATTGATTAACTTTATGGTCACACACGGAAGAGGCCTTGTTTGTGCTCCGATTACAGAGGAAAGAGCGAGAGAATTAGAGTTGAACCCTATGGTTGATCGTAATACAGATGCGCATGGGACAGCATTTACGGTGTCTGTGGATTACAAAACAACCACCACAGGGATTTCCGCTCATGAACGTTCCGACACAATCAAAGCACTAATAGATGAGAAAGTCAAAAAAAGCGACTTTAGACGTCCAGGACACATCTTTCCCCTAATGGCAAAGGATGGTGGCGTTCTCCGTCGGGCGGGCCATACAGAAGCGGCTGTAGATTTGGCTCGCATGAGTGGGGCTTACCCTGCAGGGATCATTTGTGAGATTATGAATGAAGACGGAAGTATGGCGCGTGTACCTGAGTTACGTCAAATCGCCGACCGTTTTGATCTTAAAATGATCACCATTAAAGATATGATTAAGTATCGTAATAGAAAAGACACGCTCATCAATCGAGAGGTAGAAGTGAACCTACCCACAGCGTACGGCACGTTTAAAACGGTTGCTTATACCAATCTAGTGGATGACAAGGAGCATGTGGCCTTAGTGAAAGGAGACATCGACCCAGAAAAACCGACGTTGGTACGCGTCCATTCCGAATGTTTAACTGGAGATGTGTTTGGTTCACACCGTTGCGACTGCGGACCTCAGCTTCATTCAGCGCTTGATACCATTGAAAAAGAAGGTCAAGGTGTTCTGCTATATATGCGTCAAGAGGGCAGAGGAATTGGCCTGATTAATAAATTGAGAGCCTACCAACTACAAGAACAGGGCTATGATACTGTAGAAGCCAACGAAAAATTAGGCTTTGCTGCTGATCAAAGAGACTATGGGATAGGCGCCCAGATCCTCAAAGACTTAGGGATTAAAAAAATGCGCCTACTGACAAACAACCCAAGAAAACGCGCAGGCTTAGAAGGGTATGAACTAGAAGTTGTCGAAAGAGTACCTCTAGAAACAGGACAACATGTTGAAAATAAAAAGTATCTACAAACGAAGAAAACGAAGCTCGGCCATTTACTTCACATGGACTAG
- the ribE gene encoding 6,7-dimethyl-8-ribityllumazine synthase — protein MTDNQVFEGHLVGTGLKVGIVVGRFNEFITSKLVGGAKDALIRHGIKEEDIAVAWVPGAFEIPFATKKMVQSGKYDAVITLGTVIRGATPHFDYVCNEVAKGVSTLSLQHDIPVVFGVLTTDTIEQAVERAGTKAGNKGWDAGVTAIEMANLNKQFEG, from the coding sequence ATGACAGACAATCAAGTATTCGAAGGACACCTCGTCGGCACAGGACTAAAAGTAGGCATCGTCGTAGGCCGTTTTAACGAGTTTATCACAAGTAAATTGGTGGGAGGCGCAAAAGATGCGCTCATACGCCATGGGATAAAAGAAGAGGATATTGCTGTCGCTTGGGTACCAGGTGCTTTTGAAATCCCTTTTGCCACAAAAAAAATGGTCCAAAGCGGCAAATATGATGCCGTCATTACGCTTGGGACTGTGATTCGGGGGGCAACGCCACACTTTGACTACGTGTGTAATGAAGTGGCCAAAGGGGTTTCCACCCTTAGCCTACAGCATGATATCCCTGTGGTGTTTGGTGTGCTCACAACAGATACAATTGAACAAGCCGTAGAACGCGCGGGAACGAAAGCTGGAAACAAAGGTTGGGACGCTGGCGTAACTGCAATAGAAATGGCTAATCTAAACAAACAATTTGAAGGCTAA